The following coding sequences are from one Hippopotamus amphibius kiboko isolate mHipAmp2 chromosome 9, mHipAmp2.hap2, whole genome shotgun sequence window:
- the STT3A gene encoding dolichyl-diphosphooligosaccharide--protein glycosyltransferase subunit STT3A isoform X1 codes for MTKLGFLRLSYEKQDTLLKLLILSMAAVLSFSTRLFAVLRFESVIHEFDPYFNYRTTRFLAEEGFYKFHNWFDDRAWYPLGRIIGGTIYPGLMITSAAIYHVLHFFHITIDIRNVCVFLAPLFSSFTTIVTYHLTKELKDAGAGLLAAAMIAVVPGYISRSVAGSYDNEGIAIFCMLLTYYMWIKAVKTGSIYWAAKCALAYFYMVSSWGGYVFLINLIPLHVLVLMLTGRFSHRIYVAYCTVYCLGTILSMQISFVGFQPVLSSEHMAAFGVFGLCQIHAFVDYLRSKLNPQQFEVLFRSVISLVGFVLLTVGALLMLTGKISPWTGRFYSLLDPSYAKNNIPIIASVSEHQPTTWSSYYFDLQLLVFMFPVGLYYCFSNLSDARIFIIMYGVTSMYFSAVMVRLMLVLAPVMCILSGIGVSQVLSTYMKNLDISRPDKKSKKQQDSTYPIKNEVASGMILVMAFFLITYTFHSTWVTSEAYSSPSIVLSARGGDGSRIIFDDFREAYYWLRHNTPEDAKVMSWWDYGYQITAMANRTILVDNNTWNNTHISRVGQAMASTEEKAYEIMRELDVSYVLVIFGGLTGYSSDDINKFLWMVRIGGSTDTGKHIKEHDYYTPTGEFRVDREGSPVLLNCLMYKMCYYRFGQVYTEAKRPLGYDRVRNAEIGNKDFELDVLEEAYTTEHWLVRIYKVKDLDNRGLSRT; via the exons ATGACCAAGCTGGGATTTTTGCGGTTGTCCTATGAGAAGCAGGACACACTTCTGAAGCTTCTAATTCTGTCAATGGCTGCTGTGTTAT CATTCTCCACTCGTCTCTTTGCTGTCCTGAGATTTGAAAGCGTCATCCATGAATTTGATCC GTACTTTAATTATCGGACTACCCGGTTCCTGGCTGAGGAGGGATTTTATAAATTCCATAACTGGTTTGATGACCGGGCCTGGTACCCTTTGGGACGAATCATTGGAGGAACAATTTACCCAG GCTTAATGATCACCTCTGCTGCAATCTACCATGTCCTCCATTTTTTCCACATCACCATCGACATTCGGAATGTCTGTGTGTTCCTggcccctctcttctcttccttcaccACCATCGTCACGTACCACCTTACCAAAGAGCTCAAG GATGCAGGAGCTGGACTTCTTGCGGCTGCCATGATTGCTGTAGTTCCTGGCTATATCTCACGATCTGTGGCTGGCTCCTATGATAATGAAG GGATTGCCATCTTTTGCATGCTATTGACCTACTACATGTGGATCAAAGCAGTAAAGACCGGTTCCATCTATTGGGCAGCCAAGTGTGCCCTTGCTTATTTCTACATG GTCTCTTCATGGGGAGGTTATGTTTTCTTGATCAACTTGATCCCTCTTCATGTACTGGTGCTGATGCTCACAGGACGTTTCTCCCACCGGATCTATGTGGCCTACTGTACTGTTTACTGCCTGGGCACCATTCTTTCCATGCAGATCTCCTTTGTGGGTTTCCAG CCTGTCCTTTCATCAGAGCACATGGCAGCCTTTGGGGTCTTTGGTCTCTGCCAGATCCACGCCTTTGTGGATTATCTGCGCAGCAAGTTGAATCCACAGCAATTTGAAGTTCTTTTCCGAAGTGTCATCTCCCTGGTAGGCTTTGTCCTTCTCACCGTGGGAGCTCTCCTCATGCTGACAG GAAAAATCTCTCCCTGGACTGGGCGATTCTACTCACTGCTGGATCCTTCTTACGCTAAGAACAACATCCCCATCATCGCCTCCGTGTCTGAGCATCAGCCTACAACCTGGTCCTCATACTACTTCGACCTGCAGCTTCTCGTCTTCATGTTCCCAG TTGGTCTCTATTACTGCTTTAGCAACCTGTCTGATGCCCGGATTTTCATCATCATGTATGGTGTGACCAGCATGTACTTTTCAGCTGTAATG GTGCGTCTGATGCTAGTCTTGGCGCCTGTTATGTGCATTCTCTCTGGCATTGGAGTCTCCCAGGTGCTGTCCACTTATATGAAGAATTTGGACATAAGTCGACCAGACAAGAAGAGCAAGAAACAACAGGATTCTACCTACCCTATTAAGAATGAA gTGGCAAGTGGTATGATACTGGTCATGGCTTTCTTTCTCATCACCTACACCTTTCATTCAACCTGGGTGACCAGTGAGGCCTACTCTTCCCCCTCCATTGTTCTGTCTGCTCGTGGTGGGGATGGCAGTAGGATCATTTTTGATGACTTTCGAGAAGCGTACTATTGGCTTCGTCACAATACTCCAGAG GATGCGAAGGTCATGTCATGGTGGGATTATGGCTACCAGATTACAGCTATGGCAAATCGGACAATTTTAGTGGATAATAATACATGGAATAATACCCATATTTCTCGAGTAGGGCAG GCAATGGCATCCACAGAAGAAAAAGCCTATGAGATCATGAGGGAGCTTGATGTTAGCTACGTGCTGGTCATTTTTGGAGGCCTTACTGGGTATTCCTCTGATG acATCAACAAATTTCTGTGGATGGTCCGGATTGGAGGGAGCACAGATACAGGCAAACATATCAAGGAGCATGATTATTATACTCCAACTGGGGAATTCCGTGTGGACCGTGAGGGTTCTCCAGTGCTGCTCAACTGCCTTATGTACAAGATGTGTTACTACCGCTTTGGACAGGTCTACACAGAAGCCA AGCGTCCACTAGGCTATGACCGTGTTCGGAATGCTGAGATTGGGAATAAAGACTTTGAGCTGGATGTCCTGGAGGAAGCATATACCACAGAACATTGGCTGGTCAGGATATACAAG GTGAAGGACCTGGATAATCGAGGCTTGTCAAGGACATAA
- the STT3A gene encoding dolichyl-diphosphooligosaccharide--protein glycosyltransferase subunit STT3A isoform X2, giving the protein MTKLGFLRLSYEKQDTLLKLLILSMAAVLSFSTRLFAVLRFESVIHEFDPYFNYRTTRFLAEEGFYKFHNWFDDRAWYPLGRIIGGTIYPGLMITSAAIYHVLHFFHITIDIRNVCVFLAPLFSSFTTIVTYHLTKELKDAGAGLLAAAMIAVVPGYISRSVAGSYDNEGIAIFCMLLTYYMWIKAVKTGSIYWAAKCALAYFYMVSSWGGYVFLINLIPLHVLVLMLTGRFSHRIYVAYCTVYCLGTILSMQISFVGFQPVLSSEHMAAFGVFGLCQIHAFVDYLRSKLNPQQFEVLFRSVISLVGFVLLTVGALLMLTGKISPWTGRFYSLLDPSYAKNNIPIIASVSEHQPTTWSSYYFDLQLLVFMFPVGLYYCFSNLSDARIFIIMYGVTSMYFSAVMVRLMLVLAPVMCILSGIGVSQVLSTYMKNLDISRPDKKSKKQQDSTYPIKNEDAKVMSWWDYGYQITAMANRTILVDNNTWNNTHISRVGQAMASTEEKAYEIMRELDVSYVLVIFGGLTGYSSDDINKFLWMVRIGGSTDTGKHIKEHDYYTPTGEFRVDREGSPVLLNCLMYKMCYYRFGQVYTEAKRPLGYDRVRNAEIGNKDFELDVLEEAYTTEHWLVRIYKVKDLDNRGLSRT; this is encoded by the exons ATGACCAAGCTGGGATTTTTGCGGTTGTCCTATGAGAAGCAGGACACACTTCTGAAGCTTCTAATTCTGTCAATGGCTGCTGTGTTAT CATTCTCCACTCGTCTCTTTGCTGTCCTGAGATTTGAAAGCGTCATCCATGAATTTGATCC GTACTTTAATTATCGGACTACCCGGTTCCTGGCTGAGGAGGGATTTTATAAATTCCATAACTGGTTTGATGACCGGGCCTGGTACCCTTTGGGACGAATCATTGGAGGAACAATTTACCCAG GCTTAATGATCACCTCTGCTGCAATCTACCATGTCCTCCATTTTTTCCACATCACCATCGACATTCGGAATGTCTGTGTGTTCCTggcccctctcttctcttccttcaccACCATCGTCACGTACCACCTTACCAAAGAGCTCAAG GATGCAGGAGCTGGACTTCTTGCGGCTGCCATGATTGCTGTAGTTCCTGGCTATATCTCACGATCTGTGGCTGGCTCCTATGATAATGAAG GGATTGCCATCTTTTGCATGCTATTGACCTACTACATGTGGATCAAAGCAGTAAAGACCGGTTCCATCTATTGGGCAGCCAAGTGTGCCCTTGCTTATTTCTACATG GTCTCTTCATGGGGAGGTTATGTTTTCTTGATCAACTTGATCCCTCTTCATGTACTGGTGCTGATGCTCACAGGACGTTTCTCCCACCGGATCTATGTGGCCTACTGTACTGTTTACTGCCTGGGCACCATTCTTTCCATGCAGATCTCCTTTGTGGGTTTCCAG CCTGTCCTTTCATCAGAGCACATGGCAGCCTTTGGGGTCTTTGGTCTCTGCCAGATCCACGCCTTTGTGGATTATCTGCGCAGCAAGTTGAATCCACAGCAATTTGAAGTTCTTTTCCGAAGTGTCATCTCCCTGGTAGGCTTTGTCCTTCTCACCGTGGGAGCTCTCCTCATGCTGACAG GAAAAATCTCTCCCTGGACTGGGCGATTCTACTCACTGCTGGATCCTTCTTACGCTAAGAACAACATCCCCATCATCGCCTCCGTGTCTGAGCATCAGCCTACAACCTGGTCCTCATACTACTTCGACCTGCAGCTTCTCGTCTTCATGTTCCCAG TTGGTCTCTATTACTGCTTTAGCAACCTGTCTGATGCCCGGATTTTCATCATCATGTATGGTGTGACCAGCATGTACTTTTCAGCTGTAATG GTGCGTCTGATGCTAGTCTTGGCGCCTGTTATGTGCATTCTCTCTGGCATTGGAGTCTCCCAGGTGCTGTCCACTTATATGAAGAATTTGGACATAAGTCGACCAGACAAGAAGAGCAAGAAACAACAGGATTCTACCTACCCTATTAAGAATGAA GATGCGAAGGTCATGTCATGGTGGGATTATGGCTACCAGATTACAGCTATGGCAAATCGGACAATTTTAGTGGATAATAATACATGGAATAATACCCATATTTCTCGAGTAGGGCAG GCAATGGCATCCACAGAAGAAAAAGCCTATGAGATCATGAGGGAGCTTGATGTTAGCTACGTGCTGGTCATTTTTGGAGGCCTTACTGGGTATTCCTCTGATG acATCAACAAATTTCTGTGGATGGTCCGGATTGGAGGGAGCACAGATACAGGCAAACATATCAAGGAGCATGATTATTATACTCCAACTGGGGAATTCCGTGTGGACCGTGAGGGTTCTCCAGTGCTGCTCAACTGCCTTATGTACAAGATGTGTTACTACCGCTTTGGACAGGTCTACACAGAAGCCA AGCGTCCACTAGGCTATGACCGTGTTCGGAATGCTGAGATTGGGAATAAAGACTTTGAGCTGGATGTCCTGGAGGAAGCATATACCACAGAACATTGGCTGGTCAGGATATACAAG GTGAAGGACCTGGATAATCGAGGCTTGTCAAGGACATAA
- the STT3A gene encoding dolichyl-diphosphooligosaccharide--protein glycosyltransferase subunit STT3A isoform X3: MITSAAIYHVLHFFHITIDIRNVCVFLAPLFSSFTTIVTYHLTKELKDAGAGLLAAAMIAVVPGYISRSVAGSYDNEGIAIFCMLLTYYMWIKAVKTGSIYWAAKCALAYFYMVSSWGGYVFLINLIPLHVLVLMLTGRFSHRIYVAYCTVYCLGTILSMQISFVGFQPVLSSEHMAAFGVFGLCQIHAFVDYLRSKLNPQQFEVLFRSVISLVGFVLLTVGALLMLTGKISPWTGRFYSLLDPSYAKNNIPIIASVSEHQPTTWSSYYFDLQLLVFMFPVGLYYCFSNLSDARIFIIMYGVTSMYFSAVMVRLMLVLAPVMCILSGIGVSQVLSTYMKNLDISRPDKKSKKQQDSTYPIKNEVASGMILVMAFFLITYTFHSTWVTSEAYSSPSIVLSARGGDGSRIIFDDFREAYYWLRHNTPEDAKVMSWWDYGYQITAMANRTILVDNNTWNNTHISRVGQAMASTEEKAYEIMRELDVSYVLVIFGGLTGYSSDDINKFLWMVRIGGSTDTGKHIKEHDYYTPTGEFRVDREGSPVLLNCLMYKMCYYRFGQVYTEAKRPLGYDRVRNAEIGNKDFELDVLEEAYTTEHWLVRIYKVKDLDNRGLSRT; the protein is encoded by the exons ATGATCACCTCTGCTGCAATCTACCATGTCCTCCATTTTTTCCACATCACCATCGACATTCGGAATGTCTGTGTGTTCCTggcccctctcttctcttccttcaccACCATCGTCACGTACCACCTTACCAAAGAGCTCAAG GATGCAGGAGCTGGACTTCTTGCGGCTGCCATGATTGCTGTAGTTCCTGGCTATATCTCACGATCTGTGGCTGGCTCCTATGATAATGAAG GGATTGCCATCTTTTGCATGCTATTGACCTACTACATGTGGATCAAAGCAGTAAAGACCGGTTCCATCTATTGGGCAGCCAAGTGTGCCCTTGCTTATTTCTACATG GTCTCTTCATGGGGAGGTTATGTTTTCTTGATCAACTTGATCCCTCTTCATGTACTGGTGCTGATGCTCACAGGACGTTTCTCCCACCGGATCTATGTGGCCTACTGTACTGTTTACTGCCTGGGCACCATTCTTTCCATGCAGATCTCCTTTGTGGGTTTCCAG CCTGTCCTTTCATCAGAGCACATGGCAGCCTTTGGGGTCTTTGGTCTCTGCCAGATCCACGCCTTTGTGGATTATCTGCGCAGCAAGTTGAATCCACAGCAATTTGAAGTTCTTTTCCGAAGTGTCATCTCCCTGGTAGGCTTTGTCCTTCTCACCGTGGGAGCTCTCCTCATGCTGACAG GAAAAATCTCTCCCTGGACTGGGCGATTCTACTCACTGCTGGATCCTTCTTACGCTAAGAACAACATCCCCATCATCGCCTCCGTGTCTGAGCATCAGCCTACAACCTGGTCCTCATACTACTTCGACCTGCAGCTTCTCGTCTTCATGTTCCCAG TTGGTCTCTATTACTGCTTTAGCAACCTGTCTGATGCCCGGATTTTCATCATCATGTATGGTGTGACCAGCATGTACTTTTCAGCTGTAATG GTGCGTCTGATGCTAGTCTTGGCGCCTGTTATGTGCATTCTCTCTGGCATTGGAGTCTCCCAGGTGCTGTCCACTTATATGAAGAATTTGGACATAAGTCGACCAGACAAGAAGAGCAAGAAACAACAGGATTCTACCTACCCTATTAAGAATGAA gTGGCAAGTGGTATGATACTGGTCATGGCTTTCTTTCTCATCACCTACACCTTTCATTCAACCTGGGTGACCAGTGAGGCCTACTCTTCCCCCTCCATTGTTCTGTCTGCTCGTGGTGGGGATGGCAGTAGGATCATTTTTGATGACTTTCGAGAAGCGTACTATTGGCTTCGTCACAATACTCCAGAG GATGCGAAGGTCATGTCATGGTGGGATTATGGCTACCAGATTACAGCTATGGCAAATCGGACAATTTTAGTGGATAATAATACATGGAATAATACCCATATTTCTCGAGTAGGGCAG GCAATGGCATCCACAGAAGAAAAAGCCTATGAGATCATGAGGGAGCTTGATGTTAGCTACGTGCTGGTCATTTTTGGAGGCCTTACTGGGTATTCCTCTGATG acATCAACAAATTTCTGTGGATGGTCCGGATTGGAGGGAGCACAGATACAGGCAAACATATCAAGGAGCATGATTATTATACTCCAACTGGGGAATTCCGTGTGGACCGTGAGGGTTCTCCAGTGCTGCTCAACTGCCTTATGTACAAGATGTGTTACTACCGCTTTGGACAGGTCTACACAGAAGCCA AGCGTCCACTAGGCTATGACCGTGTTCGGAATGCTGAGATTGGGAATAAAGACTTTGAGCTGGATGTCCTGGAGGAAGCATATACCACAGAACATTGGCTGGTCAGGATATACAAG GTGAAGGACCTGGATAATCGAGGCTTGTCAAGGACATAA